In one Caldalkalibacillus thermarum genomic region, the following are encoded:
- a CDS encoding Fic family protein, with amino-acid sequence MESLLKEVDRLKQKLDTYRPLPPEAVKNLRDVYRVEWTYHSNAIEGNTLSLHETKMVVEEGLTIGGKTLREHFEAINHVEAIEYVEEIISQNIPLSEKVIKDIHSLILKNIDDRNAGRYRTINVRISGSQHEPVHHLKVPEQIGEMLDWYKDVQDKLHPVELAAKLHFKFVYIHPFVDGNGRTARLLMNFVLMRNGYPPAILKSDSEKRLAYYEALETASVHGDLEPFVKLVLEEAKESLVKYLSILG; translated from the coding sequence ATGGAATCTTTGCTGAAAGAAGTTGATCGCCTCAAGCAAAAGTTGGATACATACAGACCCCTGCCACCTGAAGCGGTCAAAAATTTGCGGGACGTGTATCGAGTGGAATGGACGTACCACTCCAATGCCATTGAAGGAAACACCTTGTCTTTGCACGAAACCAAAATGGTGGTTGAAGAGGGTCTGACCATCGGCGGAAAAACTTTGAGGGAACATTTTGAAGCAATCAATCACGTTGAGGCGATAGAATATGTAGAGGAAATCATTTCACAAAACATCCCTTTGTCCGAAAAGGTGATTAAGGACATTCACAGCCTGATTCTAAAGAATATTGATGACAGGAACGCCGGGAGATACCGAACAATCAATGTTCGTATATCTGGAAGTCAGCATGAGCCGGTACATCATCTGAAAGTCCCTGAACAGATTGGGGAGATGTTGGATTGGTACAAAGATGTTCAGGACAAACTTCATCCGGTGGAATTGGCGGCCAAGTTGCATTTCAAGTTTGTGTACATTCACCCGTTTGTGGATGGGAACGGACGGACGGCCCGATTGTTAATGAATTTTGTTCTGATGCGAAATGGTTATCCCCCAGCGATCCTAAAATCTGATTCTGAAAAAAGATTGGCGTACTATGAAGCTTTGGAGACGGCCAGTGTACACGGCGACTTGGAACCGTTTGTTAAACTGGTGTTGGAAGAAGCGAAAGAAAGTCTGGTTAAGTATTTAAGTATATTGGGTTAA
- a CDS encoding thymidine kinase — MGHIETIYGCMFAGKTTELIRRVEGKNMLAFKPKLDNRYSTGHIVSHNGDTLEAVLIDRAEEILDHVNGKAEYIAIDEVHFFDIMIGSVCRKLANQGYKVICAGLDLDFRGEPFPPMPYLVAISHSVTRLYAKCARCGRPATRTQRLIDGQPAHVDDPVIVVGADDLYEPRCVDCHEVRGVRQKAF; from the coding sequence ATGGGACATATCGAAACCATATACGGTTGCATGTTTGCTGGCAAAACAACCGAACTGATCCGGCGTGTAGAGGGCAAAAACATGCTGGCGTTTAAGCCGAAGCTGGACAACCGGTACAGTACCGGTCACATTGTTTCCCACAACGGGGATACGTTGGAAGCCGTTTTGATTGACAGAGCAGAAGAAATACTGGATCATGTTAATGGAAAAGCAGAATACATAGCCATAGACGAAGTACATTTTTTTGATATTATGATTGGATCAGTATGCCGAAAACTGGCAAATCAGGGTTACAAGGTTATCTGTGCCGGACTTGATCTGGACTTTCGGGGGGAACCGTTTCCTCCGATGCCATACTTGGTTGCCATCAGCCACTCAGTCACTCGTCTTTATGCCAAGTGTGCCCGTTGCGGCAGACCGGCCACCAGAACCCAACGGTTGATTGATGGTCAGCCGGCCCATGTGGATGATCCCGTGATTGTGGTGGGAGCCGATGATCTGTATGAGCCACGGTGCGTGGATTGTCATGAAGTCAGGGGAGTCAGACAAAAGGCGTTTTGA
- a CDS encoding type ISP restriction/modification enzyme produces MDVIDKLKDWRKIDSATKKGELFERFALAYLRKSPFYQNLFSEIWRWRDWPQREGLGDTGIDAVAEERHTGNLWAIQIKFHETTLGADDIATFLALSGRKEFSYRLIVTSSSLGPNAQKLIDKQDKPVKVLTLSDMLESSINWESFNWQKPEEITFGKKNLRKYQKEAINAVIDGFTRADRGKLIMPPGSGKTFTALKLAEQMVGAGGKVLFMAPSIALVEQTIRAWIEDADTPLRVFAVTSDHTVGRTDDDQLGDTTLLSYPPTTNAEDLVNQVKSVQSNEMTVVVSTYHSSQVIVDAHREGLSEFDLIIADEAHRTTGVSKAQDSDEASYYHMIHDNDLIKGKKRLYMTATPRVFVPRVKQKLDESGYDYYSMDDKDVFGEEFYRLGFGQAVDQGILSDYKVVVLTVNEEEVHEKLLQYLNQEDSPQVQEAAKMIGCWRALNGHLLQGEVKPLQRAVVFNSTIKDSKQFASKFKETVELYAYDMPDEFNRRSFEVIHVDGSMPASERKQKIAWLKDGFDPNVTRILSNAKVLTEGIDVPALDAVVFMRPRRSVVDVVQAVGRVMRKAEGKQYGYVIIPVLVSPDQDPKEALDKNKEFDTVWQILGALRSIDERLDAEVRSIWLKTNNTKKTDEYIADDEDKVIIDVQKTEQKYEQMKLNLFRNELRKALIGRIVEKVGDRRYFETWAKDVAEVAGRIERHIEQVLQHNSELGNRARTTFENFLRSLHEVINPMVTKDEALSMLVQHIITKPVFDALFDKYAFLQHNPVSQALDQVTEVFRDFIEKETGALDGFYRSVQTRARGMDKETERQHFLSNLYDTFFKIAFPKTADRLGIVYTPVELVDFLVKSSDVILREEFSRSLADEDVVILEPFTGTGTFLSRLMHTIPPEKLKDKYNKEIWGNEILLLPYYIALANIESTYYEVTGEHKPFEGLVLTDSFQLMEDNDTADSQLFPEKYTESLRKQKQAKINVILSNPPWYSRQEMEGMNNQNLKYNKLDKKIRQTYAAHSSVTNKNALYDGYIRAIRLATDRIEDKGVIAFVTNNGFIDRNLTAGLRKYLAEEFSKVYVLNLRGNARLSGEDRRKEAGNVFGDGTRAGVALLILVKDKDHSAPATIYYHDIGDYLNREEKLAKLQEYQDISHVKWEQIKPNKSYDWINKRSDDFVTFPAIGNKDKKAEAKEVIFHQYSIGVNTARDAWAYNFSKTNVAKNMSFMINEYNKAVEAYLATDSQNKNLDEFIQSNTFKVKWSSSLKQKMEKENKYVFSSNRIVYSLYRPYVKEWLYFDFDCIFNHRIGILPKIFPEPEIENSVIAVQAPGNTKPFSALIVNHIPDLHFIGDTQCFSLYTYEPTNENDQLVTQIGGETIITAPSGKQYIRRENITDWALNQYRQRYGDQVTKEDIFYYIYGLFHSLDYRKRYENDLKKVLPHIPFVKTSEDFWTFSQAGRDLAKLHLNYETVEPWPLVEEIKGDTNSLETYKVKKMRFGKKPDKQNDNTVILYNENITLREIPQEAYDYIVNGKSAIEWIMDRYQVKTDKKSGITNDPNKWLEEHNDPRYIVNLIKRVTRVSVETARIMKELPELDIENPTET; encoded by the coding sequence ATGGACGTTATTGATAAGTTGAAGGATTGGAGAAAAATTGATTCTGCTACAAAAAAAGGAGAGTTGTTTGAGCGTTTTGCACTTGCTTACTTAAGAAAATCGCCTTTTTATCAAAACCTGTTTTCAGAAATATGGCGTTGGCGTGACTGGCCTCAAAGAGAGGGATTGGGTGATACCGGAATAGATGCAGTCGCTGAAGAAAGACACACAGGCAATCTATGGGCCATACAAATCAAATTCCATGAGACAACTTTGGGAGCGGATGATATTGCTACGTTTCTGGCTTTATCGGGCAGAAAAGAATTTTCATATCGTTTAATTGTAACATCTTCATCACTTGGTCCTAATGCTCAAAAACTGATCGACAAGCAGGACAAGCCCGTTAAAGTCTTAACTTTGTCTGATATGCTGGAAAGCTCTATTAACTGGGAGTCGTTTAATTGGCAAAAGCCGGAAGAAATAACCTTTGGTAAGAAAAACCTCCGTAAATATCAAAAGGAGGCTATCAATGCCGTAATAGATGGCTTCACACGTGCAGACCGAGGTAAATTAATTATGCCTCCGGGATCTGGAAAGACTTTTACCGCCTTGAAACTGGCAGAACAGATGGTAGGAGCGGGTGGTAAGGTTTTGTTTATGGCTCCTTCTATAGCATTAGTTGAACAGACCATTCGGGCATGGATTGAGGATGCAGATACGCCGTTAAGGGTATTTGCGGTAACGAGTGATCATACTGTAGGCCGAACAGACGATGATCAGTTGGGAGATACAACATTATTATCCTACCCTCCTACCACCAATGCAGAGGATCTGGTTAATCAGGTTAAAAGTGTGCAGTCAAATGAAATGACAGTCGTCGTTTCGACCTATCATTCTTCTCAAGTTATTGTTGATGCTCACAGAGAAGGATTATCAGAATTTGATCTGATTATTGCGGATGAGGCGCATCGGACAACAGGAGTATCCAAAGCACAAGATTCAGATGAGGCTTCGTATTATCATATGATACATGATAATGATTTGATAAAAGGTAAAAAGCGTCTTTACATGACAGCAACCCCCCGTGTCTTTGTTCCAAGAGTAAAGCAAAAACTAGATGAAAGTGGATATGACTACTATTCTATGGATGATAAGGATGTCTTTGGAGAAGAGTTTTACCGTTTGGGTTTTGGGCAGGCAGTTGATCAAGGTATACTTTCCGACTACAAAGTTGTCGTTTTAACTGTTAATGAAGAAGAGGTTCATGAAAAATTATTGCAATACTTAAACCAAGAAGATTCTCCACAAGTTCAGGAAGCGGCCAAAATGATCGGTTGCTGGCGTGCTTTAAATGGCCATCTTCTGCAAGGTGAGGTTAAACCTTTGCAACGTGCTGTTGTTTTTAACAGTACTATAAAAGACTCCAAACAATTTGCTTCAAAATTTAAGGAGACTGTGGAATTATATGCGTATGACATGCCAGATGAATTCAACAGGCGTTCATTTGAAGTTATTCATGTTGATGGTTCTATGCCAGCCTCAGAGAGAAAACAAAAGATAGCTTGGTTAAAAGATGGTTTTGATCCAAATGTTACTCGTATCCTCAGCAATGCCAAAGTGTTAACAGAAGGTATTGACGTACCAGCCCTTGATGCGGTTGTATTTATGCGTCCCCGCAGGTCGGTTGTTGATGTTGTTCAGGCTGTTGGACGTGTAATGAGAAAAGCGGAAGGAAAACAATACGGTTATGTTATCATTCCGGTGCTGGTATCTCCTGATCAAGATCCCAAAGAAGCATTAGATAAAAACAAGGAATTTGACACAGTATGGCAAATTCTGGGTGCTTTACGCTCTATTGATGAGCGTTTGGATGCAGAAGTGCGCTCCATATGGCTCAAAACAAACAACACCAAAAAAACAGATGAATATATAGCGGATGACGAGGACAAAGTCATCATTGACGTCCAAAAAACTGAACAAAAATATGAGCAAATGAAATTGAACTTGTTCAGAAACGAATTGCGCAAAGCATTAATCGGGCGGATTGTCGAAAAAGTCGGGGATCGCCGTTACTTTGAAACATGGGCCAAAGATGTGGCAGAAGTGGCTGGCAGGATAGAGCGGCACATTGAGCAAGTATTACAACATAACAGTGAACTTGGTAATCGTGCCAGAACAACCTTTGAAAATTTTTTACGCTCACTTCATGAAGTTATCAATCCGATGGTGACTAAAGACGAAGCCCTGTCCATGCTTGTTCAGCATATTATTACAAAGCCGGTGTTTGATGCACTGTTTGATAAGTATGCTTTTTTGCAACACAACCCTGTCTCTCAAGCTCTGGATCAAGTGACGGAAGTTTTCCGGGATTTTATCGAAAAAGAGACGGGAGCCCTTGATGGATTTTACCGGAGTGTGCAAACACGGGCACGAGGCATGGATAAGGAAACGGAGAGACAGCATTTTCTTAGCAACTTATATGATACGTTCTTTAAAATTGCATTTCCTAAAACAGCAGATCGTCTTGGGATCGTATATACACCGGTTGAATTGGTTGACTTTCTGGTTAAAAGTTCAGATGTCATTTTACGAGAAGAATTTTCACGTTCCTTAGCAGATGAAGATGTCGTTATCTTAGAACCGTTTACAGGTACAGGAACGTTTTTGTCACGGCTAATGCACACTATTCCCCCTGAAAAATTAAAGGATAAATATAACAAAGAAATATGGGGGAATGAAATACTGTTACTGCCATACTATATTGCCTTAGCTAACATTGAAAGCACTTATTATGAAGTTACAGGCGAACATAAACCTTTTGAGGGACTTGTTTTAACCGATTCGTTCCAACTCATGGAAGATAATGACACAGCAGACAGTCAACTATTCCCTGAAAAGTACACAGAATCGTTAAGGAAACAGAAGCAGGCTAAAATTAATGTTATCCTTTCAAATCCTCCTTGGTATTCCCGTCAGGAAATGGAAGGGATGAACAACCAAAACCTGAAATATAATAAATTGGATAAAAAAATCCGACAAACCTATGCTGCCCATTCATCAGTAACAAATAAAAATGCTCTTTATGATGGTTATATTCGTGCTATTCGCCTTGCCACAGATCGAATCGAAGATAAAGGGGTAATTGCTTTTGTAACAAATAATGGTTTTATTGATAGAAATTTGACCGCTGGGCTAAGAAAATATCTGGCAGAAGAATTTAGCAAAGTCTACGTGCTTAATTTGCGTGGCAATGCCCGGTTATCTGGGGAAGACAGACGTAAAGAGGCAGGCAATGTATTCGGTGATGGAACTCGTGCGGGTGTTGCATTGCTTATTCTTGTAAAGGATAAAGATCATAGTGCTCCTGCTACGATTTACTATCACGATATTGGCGATTATTTGAACAGAGAGGAAAAACTAGCTAAACTACAGGAATATCAGGACATAAGTCATGTAAAATGGGAACAAATAAAGCCAAATAAGTCATATGACTGGATAAATAAACGAAGCGATGATTTTGTCACTTTTCCGGCCATTGGGAACAAGGATAAAAAGGCTGAAGCAAAAGAAGTGATTTTTCATCAATACAGTATTGGTGTCAATACAGCTCGTGACGCATGGGCGTACAACTTTTCTAAAACCAATGTTGCCAAAAATATGAGTTTCATGATAAACGAGTATAACAAAGCTGTTGAAGCATACCTGGCTACTGACTCACAAAACAAAAATCTTGATGAGTTTATCCAGAGTAATACGTTTAAGGTGAAATGGAGTAGCAGTTTAAAACAAAAAATGGAAAAGGAGAACAAATACGTCTTTTCATCCAATAGAATTGTTTACTCACTGTATCGTCCATATGTAAAAGAGTGGCTATACTTTGATTTTGATTGCATTTTCAATCATAGGATAGGTATTCTCCCTAAAATTTTTCCAGAACCAGAAATTGAGAACAGTGTAATTGCTGTACAAGCTCCAGGTAACACCAAGCCTTTCTCAGCGTTAATCGTAAATCACATTCCTGATCTCCATTTTATAGGTGATACACAGTGCTTTTCGTTATACACTTATGAACCAACTAATGAAAATGATCAGCTTGTTACTCAAATAGGGGGAGAAACCATTATCACTGCACCATCTGGGAAACAATATATTCGTAGAGAAAACATCACTGACTGGGCATTAAATCAATATCGCCAACGTTATGGTGATCAAGTCACAAAAGAAGATATATTTTACTATATCTATGGGCTTTTTCATTCTCTCGATTATCGCAAACGGTATGAAAATGACTTAAAAAAAGTACTTCCTCATATTCCTTTTGTTAAAACTTCTGAGGACTTCTGGACATTCAGTCAAGCAGGACGGGATTTAGCCAAATTACATTTGAATTACGAAACTGTAGAGCCGTGGCCACTTGTAGAGGAAATTAAAGGGGACACAAATTCCTTAGAAACATACAAGGTCAAGAAAATGCGCTTTGGTAAGAAACCTGATAAGCAAAACGATAACACAGTGATCTTGTATAATGAAAACATTACACTTCGTGAAATCCCTCAAGAGGCTTATGATTACATCGTAAACGGCAAATCTGCCATCGAATGGATTATGGATCGCTATCAAGTAAAAACCGATAAAAAAAGCGGGATTACAAACGATCCCAATAAATGGCTGGAAGAGCATAACGATCCACGGTATATTGTTAATCTAATTAAACGAGTCACAAGAGTTAGTGTAGAAACTGCGCGGATCATGAAAGAGTTGCCAGAACTTGATATAGAGAATCCTACTGAAACGTAA
- a CDS encoding ERF family protein, with protein sequence MKRSEQITELGKALAAFQAEVANPKNTAVNEFANGHRYAPLGEILATVRPILGKHGLAVVQDAKIEGNTVVVTTTLFHESGEWLESEPLVLPAAGKGGVTAQTIGAAITYGRRYQLSALLGISSEDDDDANSISVTDPSKPPQSPSQSQKQQTPQQTQKKTQTKQQKVQPIQQDQSKQQTQQKQEPQQQPSQQPQNKPQNKDQFKLVDYKTGETPQGTPFAKITAVNTETGETVEVFGRDKAGIELSLSISQKEPFSMTWKDADNGFKFLTSVNGKTIADVERELAEGGEE encoded by the coding sequence ATGAAAAGAAGTGAACAAATCACTGAACTGGGAAAAGCACTTGCCGCCTTTCAGGCGGAAGTGGCCAACCCAAAAAACACGGCGGTGAATGAATTTGCCAACGGACACAGATACGCACCGCTGGGAGAGATTTTGGCCACGGTCAGACCAATTTTGGGAAAACACGGTTTGGCTGTGGTACAAGATGCGAAAATTGAAGGGAACACGGTGGTTGTGACCACCACCCTGTTCCATGAGTCAGGGGAGTGGCTGGAGAGTGAGCCGCTGGTACTTCCGGCGGCAGGAAAAGGGGGTGTCACGGCGCAGACGATTGGAGCCGCCATCACGTATGGTCGGCGGTATCAACTGTCAGCGTTGTTAGGCATCTCGTCCGAAGACGATGACGATGCCAACAGCATATCCGTGACCGATCCATCCAAACCGCCCCAATCACCGTCCCAATCTCAGAAACAGCAGACTCCGCAACAAACACAGAAAAAAACACAGACAAAGCAACAAAAGGTACAGCCGATACAACAAGATCAGTCCAAACAGCAGACTCAGCAAAAACAGGAACCGCAACAACAGCCGTCCCAGCAACCGCAAAACAAACCGCAAAACAAGGATCAGTTTAAACTGGTTGACTACAAAACGGGGGAAACACCGCAAGGAACCCCGTTTGCCAAAATCACGGCAGTGAACACGGAAACAGGTGAAACTGTTGAAGTGTTCGGCCGGGATAAAGCGGGAATCGAGCTTTCGCTCTCGATCTCGCAAAAAGAGCCGTTCAGCATGACGTGGAAAGATGCTGACAACGGCTTCAAATTCCTTACATCAGTCAATGGAAAAACCATTGCTGATGTCGAAAGGGAATTGGCTGAAGGGGGTGAAGAATGA
- the dnaN gene encoding DNA polymerase III subunit beta — MRFEADPKFFSETVSLVAKNTSSHSTIPVFTGIKLEAGTDGLTVTGGDENLTVQVSALNGEINIKETGRIIVPAKHFAGILKKLPPEPVKVTTQGQSVKLRSGSAEISLNGMDAEEYPRLPTKKSGGWTIPAKKIKKLIRHTAFAASRSESRPILTGCLIKMGEGELKIIATDSYRLAQCSVEVETEDGTEFQAVVPGKALVEIRQMLCDDESVSLYMAGSHMVWETGNKTFFTRLLDGTYPNTDRVIPTKFKTKIQTDSNVLRSALDRMSVLATTHENNVVIMKITTEEVELLTPKFDVGQAGEKVKVIKMEGEEITIRFNAKFVMDALRAIDSSMVEISLSGEVSPFVIKPVDQKEHIHLILPIRVRVY; from the coding sequence ATGCGATTTGAAGCTGATCCGAAATTTTTTTCGGAGACAGTCAGCCTTGTTGCCAAAAACACCAGTTCCCATTCCACCATTCCCGTTTTTACAGGAATAAAACTGGAAGCGGGAACAGACGGGCTGACTGTCACCGGAGGGGACGAAAATCTCACCGTTCAGGTATCTGCCCTGAACGGTGAGATTAATATTAAAGAAACAGGAAGGATAATCGTCCCGGCGAAACATTTCGCCGGGATCTTAAAAAAACTGCCGCCTGAGCCGGTAAAAGTAACTACACAAGGACAAAGTGTCAAACTAAGATCCGGCTCGGCGGAAATCAGCCTAAACGGGATGGATGCGGAGGAATATCCCCGTCTGCCCACTAAAAAAAGTGGGGGTTGGACCATCCCGGCGAAAAAAATCAAAAAGTTGATCCGTCATACGGCATTTGCCGCATCACGTTCAGAATCCCGCCCCATCTTAACTGGTTGTTTGATCAAGATGGGTGAAGGGGAGCTAAAAATAATTGCCACGGACTCTTATCGGTTAGCCCAATGCTCGGTTGAGGTTGAGACGGAAGACGGCACTGAATTTCAGGCCGTTGTACCGGGTAAGGCTCTAGTGGAAATCAGGCAAATGCTATGTGATGACGAATCGGTTTCCCTCTATATGGCTGGTAGTCATATGGTTTGGGAAACCGGGAACAAAACATTTTTCACTCGCTTGTTAGACGGTACGTATCCAAATACGGACCGTGTTATTCCGACAAAGTTTAAGACTAAAATCCAGACAGACAGCAATGTTCTGCGGTCTGCTCTGGATAGAATGAGCGTGTTGGCAACAACACACGAAAATAATGTGGTTATCATGAAGATAACCACAGAGGAAGTTGAGTTGCTAACACCAAAATTTGATGTCGGGCAAGCGGGTGAAAAAGTAAAAGTAATAAAAATGGAGGGCGAAGAAATCACGATTCGTTTTAACGCCAAATTCGTGATGGACGCTCTCCGTGCGATAGATTCAAGTATGGTCGAAATTTCTCTAAGTGGGGAAGTTTCACCATTTGTCATAAAACCGGTGGATCAGAAGGAACATATCCATCTGATCCTGCCAATAAGAGTAAGAGTATACTAA
- a CDS encoding putative toxin-antitoxin system toxin component, PIN family: protein MTKVVLDTSVFIGGFLERNESCIATILLVLTKFQPVYTDEMAKELLVTIHLVVGRKGRNPLPAFRKAAQLLLSAERVARKTPFSWCYDPTDAMFIECAIDGGAKVVVSNDRSLTTLKEYVTDQEALEMIDGIAFLTPRDFLKEYGR from the coding sequence ATGACCAAAGTGGTTCTTGACACTTCTGTTTTTATTGGCGGTTTCTTGGAAAGAAATGAGTCTTGCATAGCAACCATTCTACTTGTTTTAACAAAGTTTCAGCCTGTTTACACTGATGAAATGGCCAAAGAATTATTGGTAACCATCCACCTTGTGGTCGGTAGAAAAGGCAGGAATCCTTTGCCAGCTTTCAGAAAAGCCGCCCAGTTGCTATTAAGTGCAGAGAGAGTGGCTCGTAAAACACCATTTTCTTGGTGCTATGATCCCACCGATGCCATGTTCATAGAATGTGCCATTGATGGTGGGGCAAAAGTGGTCGTCTCCAATGATCGAAGTCTCACCACGCTAAAAGAGTATGTAACAGATCAAGAGGCTTTGGAGATGATTGATGGGATCGCCTTCTTAACACCAAGAGATTTTCTAAAAGAATATGGGCGCTAA
- the ssb gene encoding single-stranded DNA-binding protein, translated as MLNRVVLIGRLTRDPDLRYTPNGVAVATFTLAVDRPFTNQQGEREADFINIVTWRNLAENCAKYLKKGSLTAVEGRLQTRNYENNEGRRVYVTEVVADNVRFLDGGKKSETKPDLEDPFTGEAEPVDVSEDDLPF; from the coding sequence ATGTTAAACCGAGTAGTCTTGATTGGTCGCCTGACCCGTGACCCCGATCTGCGCTACACCCCAAACGGAGTTGCGGTAGCCACCTTCACGCTGGCTGTGGACCGGCCGTTTACCAACCAGCAGGGGGAACGGGAGGCAGACTTCATCAATATTGTCACTTGGCGCAATCTCGCCGAAAATTGTGCCAAGTACCTAAAAAAAGGGAGCCTCACTGCGGTAGAAGGCCGTTTGCAGACCCGCAATTATGAGAATAACGAAGGCCGCCGTGTGTATGTCACTGAAGTGGTGGCGGACAATGTCCGCTTCCTCGATGGCGGCAAAAAGTCGGAAACAAAACCGGATTTGGAAGACCCGTTTACCGGGGAAGCTGAACCGGTTGATGTTTCCGAAGACGATCTGCCGTTCTGA
- a CDS encoding PD-(D/E)XK nuclease family protein produces the protein MILIFSFSRLSLYEQCPFRFYLKYIEEREEPVTKPLALGKAVHKAIERIIEEGDSFEEAVTAGIVEVDFHPEVEREEIEKLVQKAPVQPGMGQTEVHFELPLAPFPSAPRIQGYIDLIIEGENGTAFVDWKTNWKPYDVFATMQMPLYAWAISEMRGLEEVEGNLYFLRFGLKYGHTFTAKEMENARQWALERAREIEDHLFLLELESEKVDRIFPAKPSSACQHCPFVMKCYSRFARLA, from the coding sequence TTGATCCTGATATTTTCGTTTTCAAGATTATCGCTTTATGAACAGTGCCCGTTCCGGTTTTACCTAAAATATATTGAAGAACGGGAAGAACCAGTAACCAAGCCTCTTGCGCTTGGGAAAGCTGTTCATAAGGCGATCGAAAGAATTATTGAAGAAGGTGACAGTTTTGAAGAAGCTGTCACCGCCGGGATAGTTGAAGTGGACTTCCACCCGGAGGTGGAGCGGGAGGAAATTGAGAAGCTGGTTCAGAAAGCACCCGTTCAACCGGGGATGGGTCAGACCGAAGTTCACTTTGAATTACCACTGGCTCCTTTTCCTTCAGCCCCTCGCATACAGGGGTACATTGATCTGATTATAGAGGGCGAAAACGGAACGGCTTTTGTCGACTGGAAAACAAACTGGAAGCCGTATGACGTTTTTGCCACCATGCAGATGCCCTTATATGCGTGGGCAATATCGGAAATGAGGGGGCTGGAAGAGGTGGAAGGAAACCTGTACTTTCTGCGGTTTGGACTGAAGTACGGGCATACCTTCACGGCCAAAGAAATGGAAAATGCCCGGCAGTGGGCTTTGGAGCGGGCAAGGGAGATAGAAGATCATCTTTTCCTGCTCGAACTCGAGTCGGAAAAAGTTGATCGGATATTTCCCGCCAAGCCGTCATCGGCTTGCCAACATTGCCCGTTTGTTATGAAGTGTTATTCAAGATTTGCACGGTTGGCTTGA
- a CDS encoding DUF6573 family protein, translated as MDLIFSYSRKEAIEDGVLVDVTETAREMGFRFPVAVTRTVWDAILTPSPFDSVQSTSGRLWDCLWMLFLAIKRGNGGGSEIFFSFIVNDEGEEKMVQLKAICHPGDMMEPVITIMLPDED; from the coding sequence ATGGATTTGATTTTCTCCTACTCCCGCAAAGAAGCCATTGAGGACGGTGTCCTCGTAGATGTCACGGAAACGGCAAGGGAAATGGGATTCCGCTTTCCTGTTGCCGTTACCCGCACCGTCTGGGACGCCATCCTCACCCCCAGCCCCTTTGATTCGGTTCAAAGCACATCCGGCAGGTTATGGGATTGCCTCTGGATGTTGTTTTTGGCGATCAAACGGGGGAACGGTGGGGGGAGTGAAATTTTCTTCTCCTTCATCGTTAATGATGAGGGAGAAGAAAAAATGGTTCAATTAAAAGCAATTTGCCATCCCGGTGACATGATGGAACCGGTTATCACCATCATGTTGCCGGATGAAGATTAA